The Streptococcus oralis Uo5 genome includes a window with the following:
- a CDS encoding DUF3397 domain-containing protein, whose translation MGMILMKIASILLLILTLVVCFIVTKLFGLRKIGFNFADLAFPLLVFEYYLITAKAFTHNFLPRLGVALSLLAILLVVFFLVKKRSFYYPKFIKFFWRAGFLLTLIIYIAMIVELMMLP comes from the coding sequence ATGGGTATGATTTTAATGAAAATAGCATCTATTTTATTATTGATATTAACCTTGGTGGTTTGCTTTATTGTCACCAAGCTTTTCGGACTTAGGAAAATAGGATTTAATTTCGCGGATCTCGCTTTTCCACTTTTGGTATTCGAGTACTATCTGATCACTGCTAAAGCCTTTACCCACAACTTTCTACCGCGACTTGGAGTCGCACTTTCTCTCCTAGCAATCCTCCTTGTAGTCTTTTTCCTTGTCAAAAAACGAAGTTTTTATTACCCTAAATTCATCAAATTCTTCTGGAGAGCCGGTTTTCTCCTTACCTTAATCATCTACATAGCTATGATTGTCGAATTGATGATGCTCCCATAA
- a CDS encoding TIGR01212 family radical SAM protein (This family includes YhcC from E. coli K-12, an uncharacterized radical SAM protein.), which yields MKVMKSYNTLNDYYRKLFGEKTFKVPIDAGFDCPNRDGTVAYGGCTFCTVSGSGDAIVAPDAPIREQFYKEIDFMHRKWPDVKKYLVYFQNFTNTHEKVEVIRERYEQAINEPGVVGINIGTRPDCLPDETIEYLAELSERMHVTVELGLQTTFEATSDLINRAHSYELYVETVKRLRKYPKIEIVSHLINGLPGETHEMMIENVRRCVTDNDIQGIKLHLLHLMTNTRMQRDYHEGRLQLMSQDEYVKVICDQLEIIPKHIVIHRITGDAPRDMLIGPMWSLNKWEVLNAIETEMRRRGSVQGCKAVKQEF from the coding sequence ATGAAAGTTATGAAATCTTATAATACCTTGAATGATTATTATCGAAAACTTTTTGGAGAAAAGACTTTTAAAGTTCCTATTGATGCGGGATTTGACTGTCCCAATCGGGATGGAACTGTAGCTTATGGTGGTTGTACTTTTTGTACGGTTTCAGGTTCTGGAGATGCCATCGTAGCACCGGATGCTCCTATCCGTGAGCAATTTTATAAGGAAATTGACTTTATGCACCGCAAGTGGCCAGATGTTAAAAAGTATCTAGTTTATTTCCAAAACTTTACAAACACCCATGAAAAGGTGGAAGTGATTCGGGAGCGTTACGAGCAGGCTATCAACGAGCCAGGTGTAGTAGGAATCAATATCGGAACACGGCCAGACTGTTTACCCGATGAAACCATCGAATATTTGGCTGAGTTATCGGAACGAATGCATGTGACGGTAGAATTGGGCTTACAGACAACCTTTGAAGCAACCTCTGACCTGATTAACCGTGCCCATTCTTATGAATTGTATGTGGAAACGGTCAAACGCTTGAGGAAATATCCCAAGATTGAGATTGTTTCCCATTTGATCAATGGTTTGCCCGGTGAGACTCATGAGATGATGATTGAAAATGTCCGCCGCTGTGTTACGGATAATGATATTCAAGGAATTAAGTTGCACTTGCTTCACCTCATGACCAATACACGGATGCAGCGAGATTACCACGAAGGACGCTTGCAACTGATGAGTCAGGATGAGTATGTCAAGGTTATCTGTGACCAACTGGAAATCATTCCCAAGCATATCGTCATCCATCGAATCACAGGAGATGCGCCTAGAGATATGCTGATTGGTCCCATGTGGAGCCTCAATAAATGGGAAGTGCTAAATGCTATTGAAACTGAGATGCGCCGTCGTGGAAGTGTGCAAGGATGCAAGGCTGTTAAGCAGGAGTTTTAA